Proteins encoded by one window of Panicum virgatum strain AP13 chromosome 7N, P.virgatum_v5, whole genome shotgun sequence:
- the LOC120682600 gene encoding uncharacterized protein LOC120682600 isoform X1, with the protein MGDSMASPAVEPKREQNFLVRVGMDAWTQPFAVSHKVRLVHILKNLHTSEVKIYSDASKEFIKLLDGESGGEVLREYVQQSPQLGELVEAWRLHREKPGVAYILSLFATVLGHPDGKLRQHGLVKKSLDGVARMILEDKEKMGDVFLELNSGEFRRQNAALDLLAAIVRRGGGLASEVAERFDFKMAILPQLAGTMKKKGSRDGGKRQKGAESGSTRRSFIGFAMSFLEVGNPRQLRWVLQQKEVYSGVLRGIGNDDAETVMYILSTLRDNVLIEESLVPPGLRSVLFGSATLEQLTLISGNQDAGEAADIAHEVLVMVCTDPKNGLMPGSNLRGNEKRLLDLMKKLKATEVAHHKKLLLAIVSKRLSLCSAYMNEFPYNIEPRSSPSWFAAISLAADVIASAKCDSIVHTLSSNSHGLVSVDDEEVQVILKCIVPNVCSRAVINRGLLHSDDLVKHGSLRLVFESVNLLCYIIEALNVMVSRGRAKSEFIGSPKVTIKIDDLPVLSCSDAADASLVDEVHQGDETQVKRWASLREYIQDEVHGAMPDPQVLLKLLSSASQKHQKNAHISEPPQKKRRCNSSSEVDDIIIGGIDAAQDKDTSEEQDLELKNDPTTILCEIWGLDKQDPNMKDAKVVEDVFHSKLLDVLRLYLRVMPSSFDGSYDFFRIIPPNPLDLSMDEQQSLLSLLLEYSGQSGGCWNLERVPESMYKYLQPLFYIMLYSQNKNIRDQAYILVKAAMVSSGAFDQDFTEIDAWLVFLPGYVAKWCVRENRRVGAPNKLSHIVIPLLCDAVSVVGNNLYKYQEHTRKLISKSGQFEGTPAFSPLIICVLQKCLRLLDSESGSMKLHEKSTISLYVCNTIHLILQSQVDVQLLSDLIGAVLNERFDKFSSEEMKSSIYLAEWRPLTTMLHFLKRFSSQHTYSLFTTVEHSSEFDGNSLCSVSRKVEEMLNQEQTNSPDDVATAFLFSIICAPPKDIISDFPDLLDVVKTHLPSHLAFLSSVLFLQHDYLAKVASCWPDIFFSSIRLFKDDLNVDHVNTVEDKWQNLPVSTESAPLSTFLSVSPFCALLPSVLSLAFSVPDEIREANKDALLRLLQVKLSECTFSEVTLYLRVILFWSHHLLSSYTIESSNILEQLCHLCFALVDRVFECIQVLTADRQSKSADLSYPVQHIQDIVDSVLHHPIIALSLSRSLSNCQSLSDGSLEYLEEALVVFSKENLHLLDRFVLNLLGKLYDLLLMVRSFEANYSRDDGPSHESLFAAPNLLLENILLLLKEKFELCMDKVNFGLLLPNFNMVRALSKFFSPVKLLDLANWMFTKLGGCSSSCSPAFVPAALMCLYIIDVAMEMMCCYLQKTDQRSESYLLWDLEIHTTTIHQAYHIVLHFATKWNLEFADHCLLKMLGRIHHAERYARWSTDYVAFHIILSTLAISTPIDVLHHCILPISKVKAKALLLLLEASPMHMKLFGNIFLEILEKDNSVLQVKDSDSNASWAQKDGAILLLPAALSCLKYHSDDNGRCAEFLEPVPIFYSELLLCDKGFSSWKSFVTRSIFEEDFSDFIPTSVKDIMVYFSGTLLGKSVTLLHYYFASKEMSRKQHLEIVNSIFLESSELLDSDVNDINLTSCTGIMKVTNELFAKISLIRLLLSPRKLLFSEVTSERESKRLHKAKLNFISILARTMDKILMNFPSSDNILSHSAKEQKVICFLEYVILKNIIELSSEIQSHLNHLKSIPFLSQFIRSSLLHRFNDPVAIKAIRCILVVLPQGKFSADEILELILGHSNFVSTITCSGVSEYRSACNPTGGMLQPAPSILKLVDSSFMEENKPQLCIAEKRRVEIIRLLRVLYDIKSRQQNNSQLNETRELVFLLLSIYGATLSETDLEILHLMNEIESPECRTITEVDHLWGSAALKFREELKLDFSKSDTHNIENAEITERRRALFRENIPVDSKLCAKTALLFCYKRSSRASAFSLEQLQQESFADSFEVTSQRMDLQIYDPIFILRFSIHTLLMGYIEPAEFARLGLLAVTLVSIASPDQELRMLGYECLGTFKKSLETSQRSKETWQLQLLLTYLQNGISEQWQRIPSIIAVFAAEASLTLLDSSHAQFTAISNFLMNSTTVSMQSIPLFPTLLQSSSVHFKAERLWMLRLLSAGSNLADDAKIYKRGRVLGLALAFCSSPVSDSESKVLVLKVLKKCVKLPDLAHHLVKESGLLLWLSSVMSIFSGGSDGTESSCSRVTELTLEVVNDLISSRLITDWLQETALEQLSAISSHLCVLLINNAKLLKGNVPLLTSMLSVITSTMRLSMKRKIYQPHFTFSLHGLFNLCQATGGSSRSAEHKLAMELGIDAILMNGPMPILSEVDKSRISMVVSWAISNIFWLYPIQRSLFETSSKETPINESPLSKLLRLLVASVILGRISSISHGKSGDLARSTSSLGTLHSFLNDAYERVETVESCMGNEMLAVIILYLQDHVQRNSDSLPSVVMALCLLLLNRSSKQAVNKHLANNRGKIEMLCSKIRCPAESNPSWRWHYYQPWKDPAAPRTEMERMEEEQACQSLLILFSNAFSTCRSEFQVLSLDDVEKSGLFQWERESMVKHQHCA; encoded by the exons ATGGGCGACAGTATGGCCTCCCCTGCGGTAGAACCCAAGCGAGAGCAAAATTTTCTAGTGAGGGTGGGGATGGATGCCTGGACTCAGCCATTCGCGGTTTCCCACAAGGTCAGGTTGGTTCACATCCTCAAGAATCTCCACACCTCGGAGGTGAAAATCTACTCGGACGCGTCCAAGGAGTTCATTAAGCTACTGGATGGTGAGTCCGGTGGGGAGGTGCTACGGGAGTACGTGCAGCAGTCACCGCAGCTCGGGGAGCTGGTCGAGGCGTGGAGGCTCCACCGGGAGAAGCCGGGAGTGGCGTACATACTTTCGCTCTTTGCGACAGTCCTGGGTCACCCTGATGGTAAGCTGCGGCAACATGGTTTGGTTAAGAAGAGTCTGGATGGCGTTGCGAGGATGATACTGGAGGATAAGGAGAAGATGGGGGATGTGTTTCTGGAGCTGAACAGTGGCGAGTTCCGGCGGCAGAATGCTGCGCTGGATTTGCTGGCTGCAATCGTCAGGCGTGGTGGGGGTTTGGCGTCAGAGGTCGCTGAGAGATTTGATTTTaagatggctattttgccgcaGCTTGCAGgaacaatgaagaagaaaggaagcagAGATGGTGGGAAACGGCAGAAGGGTGCTGAATCTGGGTCCACAAGGCGGTCATTTATTGGGTTTGCCATGTCGTTTTTAGAGGTTGGGAACCCAAGGCAGCTAAGATGGGTCCTTCAACAGAAGGAGGTATACTCAGGGGTGCTTCGTGGGATCGGGAATGACGATGCCGAGACTGTCATGTACATCCTCTCAACTTTGCGAGATAATGTCCTGATAGAGGAGTCACTTGTGCCACCAGGGCTCAGAAGCGTCCTCTTTGGAAGTGCCACATTGGAGCAGCTGACCTTGATTTCAGGGAATCAGGATGCAGGAGAAGCAGCTGACATTGCTCATGAGGTATTGGTCATGGTCTGCACTGATCCGAAAAATGGATTGATGCCAGGATCAAACTTGAGAGGTAATGAGAAACGCTTGCTGGATCTCATGAAAAAGTTGAAAGCTACTGAGGTTGCTCACCACAAAAAATTGTTACTGGCCATTGTGAGTAAGAGGCTGTCTCTATGTTCGGCCTACATGAATGAGTTCCCTTACAATATCGAGCCACGGTCATCTCCTTCATG GTTTGCGGCCATCTCCCTTGCAGCTGATGTTATAGCTTCAGCAAAATGTGATAGCATTGTTCATACTCTTTCATCCAATTCACATGGTCTGGTATCTgtagatgatgaagaagttcagGTAATCTTGAAGTGCATTGTGCCCAACGTATGCTCTCGAGCAGTGATAAATAGGGGGTTGCTGCATTCTGATGATCTTGTGAAGCATGGTTCACTGAGGCTTGTTTTTGAGTCAGTTAACCTGTTATGCTATATTATCGAAGCCCTCAATGTCATGGTATCAAGAGGGAGAGCAAAGTCAGAATTCATTGGCTCACCGAAAGTAACCATCAAAATAGATGATTTGCCTGTATTAAGCTGTTCTGATGCTGCAGATGCATCCTTAGTTGATGAGGTTCACCAGGGTGATGAAACGCAGGTCAAGAGGTGGGCATCTCTAAGAGAATACATCCAAGATGAAGTTCACGGAGCTATGCCTGATCCTCAAGTCCTTCTCAAGTTACTCTCTTCTGCCAGTCAGAAACATCAGAAAAATGCTCACATTTCTGAGCCGCCTCAAAAGAAACGAAGATGCAATTCTTCCAGTGAGGTCGATGATATTATTATTGGTGGGATTGATGCTGCACAGGATAAGGACACATCTGAAGAGCAAGACCTGGAGTTGAAAAATGATCCCACAACCATCTTGTGTGAGATATGGGGCTTAGATAAACAAGATCCGAACATGAAAGATGCAAAAGTTGTAGAAGATGTCTTCCACTCAAAGTTGCTGGATGTTCTCAGGCTTTATTTG AGGGTGATGCCTAGCTCTTTTGATGGATCGTATGATTTCTTTAGGATTATACCACCTAACCCATTGGATCTATCCATGGATGAACAACAGTCCTTATTATCTCTTTTACTCGAGTATTCAGGCCAATCTGGAGGATGTTGGAACCTAGAGAGAGTTCCAGAGTCAATGTACAAGTATCTACAACCCTTGTTTTACATCATGTTGTATTCACAAAATAAGAACATCCGTGATCAAGCATACATCTTAGTCAAAGCTGCTATGGTGAGTTCTGGTGCGTTTGATCAGGACTTCACGGAGATTGATGCATGGTTGGTTTTCTTGCCTGGTTATGTGGCCAAATGGTGTGTAAGAGAGAACCGAAGAGTTGGAGCACCTAATAAATTGTCGCACATTGTGATTCCATTACTCTGTGATGCTGTTTCAGTAGTTGGTAACAACTTGTACAAATACCAAGAGCACACACGCAAACTTATCTCTAAATCAGGCCAGTTTGAAG GCACTCCAGCTTTCAGCCCTCTGATTATTTGTGTTCTTCAGAAATGCCTTAGGCTACTTGACTCAGAGTCTGGAAGTATGAAATTACACGAGAAGTCCACTATTTCATTGTATGTGTGcaacacgatccaccttattcTGCAGTCTCAG GTGGATGTTCAATTATTGTCTGATCTTATAGGTGCTGTTCTAAATGAGAGATTTGATAAATTTTCATCTGAAGAAATGAAATCTTCTATTTATCTTGCTGAATGGAGGCCATTAACAACTATGCTGCATTTCTTGAAGAGATTTTCCAGCCAGCACACTTATAGCCTGTTCACCACGGTGGAACATTCTTCTGAGTTTGATGGTAACTCGTTGTGCTCTGTATCTAGAAAGGTTGAAGAAATGTTGAATCAAGAACAAACTAATTCGCCAGATGATGTGGCAACTGCATTCTTATTTTCAATCATATGTGCACCTCCAAAAGATATTATCAGTGACTTTCCAGATCTTCTTGATGTTGTGAAAACACATTTACCATCTCATCTTGCTTTCCTCTCGTCGGTTCTTTTTCTGCAACATGATTATCTAGCTAAAGTTGCTAGTTGTTGGCCAGATATATTCTTCAGCAGCATCAGACTGTTCAAGGATGATCTGAACGTTGACCATGTAAACACTGTTGAGGACAAATGGCAAAACCTCCCTGTTTCTACAGAATCAGCTCCCCTGAGTACATTTTTAAGTGTCAGTCCCTTCTGTGCGCTTTTACCTTCAGTATTGAGCCTTGCATTTTCTGTGCCAGATGAAATCAGGGAAGCAAATAAGGATGCACTTCTAAGACTTCTTCAAGTTAAGTTGTCTGAATGTACTTTCAGTGAAGTTACCTTGTACCTGAGAGTCATCTTGTTCTGGAGTCATCACCTGCTGTCGTCATATACCATTGAATCTTCAAATATTCTTGAACAACTATGCCATTTGTGCTTTGCTCTTGTTGATCGAGTATTTGAGTGTATTCAAGTTTTGACTGCTGACAGACAGTCAAAATCCGCAGACCTGTCCTATCCAGTTCAACATATCCAAGACATTGTTGATTCTGTTCTTCACCATCCTATAATTGCACTGTCTTTGTCACGCTCTTTATCCAATTGCCAGAGTTTATCAGATGGGAGTTTGGAATATCTGGAAGAAGCTTTGGTTGTTTTTTCAAAGGAAAATCTGCACCTTTTAGATCGTTTTGTTTTAAACCTTTTGGGTAAACTGTATGATCTTTTACTAATGGTTCGTAGCTTTGAAGCTAACTACTCTAGAGATGATGGCCCGTCCCATGAGTCACTGTTTGCTGCTCCAAATCTTCTGCTGGAGAACATACTGTTGTTGTTAAAGGAGAAGTTTGAGCTGTGCATGGACAAAGTGAACTTTGGACTGCTTTTGCCAAATTTCAACATGGTTCGTGCACTGTCCAAATTCTTTTCTCCTGTCAAACTCCTGGACCTTGCAAATTGGATGTTCACAAAATTGGGCGGTTGCAGCTCCAGTTGTTCACCTGCTTTTGTTCCTGCTGCTTTGATGTGTCTATATATCATTGATGTTGCCATGGAAATGATGTGCTGTTATCTACAAAAAACTGACCAGAGATCAGAATCATATTTACTATGGGACTTGGAGATTCATACCACCACCATTCATCAAGCTTATCACATTGTTCTTCATTTTGCTACTAAATGGAATCTTGAATTTGCTGATCATTGCTTGCTGAAGATGCTGGGTCGTATCCATCACGCAGAAAGATATGCAAGATGGAGCACTGACTATGTTGCGTTCCATATCATATTATCTACATTGGCGATCAGTACTCCCATTGACGTTCTTCATCACTGCATCTTGCCCATATCTAAGGTTAAAGCAAAAGCCTTACTGTTGCTTTTGGAAGCAAGTCCAATGCATATGAAGCTTTTTGGCAATATATTCTTGGAAATTTTAGAAAAAGACAATTCTGTTCTGCAAGTCAAGGATTCTGATTCTAATGCTTCATGGGCTCAAAAAGATGGTGCTATACTTCTATTGCCTGCTGCTTTATCATGCTTGAAGTATCACAGTGATGACAATGGGCGGTGTGCTGAATTCCTTGAGCCAGTTCCAATCTTTTATTCTGAACTCCTGTTATGTGATAAAGGGTTTTCAAGCTGGAAAAGTTTTGTTACCAGAAGCATTTTTGAGGAAGATTTTAGCGATTTTATACCCACATCAGTTAAAGATATAATGGTTTATTTCAGTGGCACTCTCTTGGGGAAATCAGTTACGTTGTTGCACTACTACTTTGCTTCAAAAGAGATGTCGAGGAAGCAACACTTGGAAATAGTTAATTCAATATTTCTAGAGTCATCTGAGCTATTAGATTCTGATGTTAATGATATTAATCTGACTTCCTGCACGGGCATTATGAAGGTTACTAATGAACTGTTTGCGAAGATATCACTAATTAGACTGTTGTTATCTCCTAGAAAATTATTGTTCAGTGAAGTAACTTCAGAGAGGGAGTCCAAGAGATTGCACAAAGCAAAGCTAAATTTCATTAGCATATTGGCCAGAACTATGGATAAAATACTCATGAATTTCCCTTCGAGTGACAATATCTTATCACACTCTGCTAAGGAACAAAAGGTTATCTGTTTTCTGGAATATGTAATTCTCAAGAATATCATCGAACTGTCTTCAGAGATTCAAAGTCATCTAAACCACTTGAAGTCAATACCATTCCTTAGCCAATTCATTAGATCATCCCTCCTGCACAGATTCAATGATCCTGTTGCAATAAAAGCAATTCGATGTATCCTTGTTGTGCTACCACAAGGAAAGTTCTCTGCTGATGAAATTCTTGAACTTATACTGGGTCACTCCAATTTTGTTTCGACAATAACGTGCAGTGGAGTTTCTGAATATCGATCTGCTTGTAACCCTACAGGGGGGATGCTACAGCCAGCTCCAAGCATTTTGAAATTAGTTGATTCTTCTTTCATGGAAGAAAACAAACCACAACTTTGTATTGCAGAAAAGAGAAGAGTTGAAATCATCAGATTACTAAGGGTACTGTATGATATTAAGAGCAGGCAGCAGAATAATAGTCAATTGAATGAAACAAGAGAATTGGTTTTCTTGCTTTTGTCTATTTATGGTGCAACTCTTAGTGAAACAGATTTGGAGATACTTCATCTTATGAATGAGATAGAATCACCTGAATGCAGAACCATTACTGAAGTGGACCATCTATGGGGATCTGCAGCTCTGAAATTCAGAGAAGAACTGAAACTGGATTTTTCAAAATCAGACACACACAACATAGAGAATGCAGAAATTACTGAAAGGCGAAGGGCGCTGTTTCGGGAGAACATACCAGTTGATTCCAAGCTCTGCGCAAAGACAGCTTTGCTATTTTGTTATAAACGATCTTCAAGGGCTTCTGCTTTCTCACTGGAACAGCTTCAACAGGAGAGCTTTGCCGATAGCTTCGAG GTAACATCTCAAAGAATGGATCTTCAGATTTATGATCCTATTTTTATCTTGCGGTTCTCAATTCATACTCTCCTCATGGGTTACATTGAGCCTGCTGAATTTGCCCGACTAGGGTTGCTTGCAGTAACACTTGTTAGTATAGCATCTCCTGATCAAGAATTAAGGATGCTGGGCTATGAATGCTTAGGAACATTCAAAAAATCCCTTGAG ACTTCTCAGAGAAGCAAGGAAACATGGCAGCTTCAGCTCCTTTTAACATATCTTCAGAATGGGATATCCGAACAGTGGCAGAGGATTCCTTCCATTATTGCTGTCTTTGCTGCAGAAGCATCTTTGACACTGCTGGATAGCTCACATGCTCAATTCACTGCCATTAGCAATTTTTTAATGAATTCTACCACTGTCAGCATGCAG agcaTTCCGTTATTTCCAACTTTATTGCAGAGTAGTTCAGTTCATTTTAAAGCTGAGCGCTTGTGGATGCTTCGGTTATTATCTGCTGGATCAAACTTAGCTGATGATGCCAAAATATACAAGAGAGGAAGAGTCTTAGGGCTTGCTCttgcgttctgttcttcacCTGTTTCAgattctgaatcaaaggttttAGTCCTTAAG GTGCTGAAGAAGTGTGTGAAGCTGCCAGATCTAGCTCATCATCTAGTAAAAGAGTCTGGCCTTCTGTTGTGGTTATCCTCTGTTATGTCAATCTTTAGTGGAGGATCTGATGGTACCGAAAGCTCTTGTTCTAGAGTAACTGAGTTGACGTTGGAG GTAGTCAATGATTTGATATCATCAAGACTAATTACAGACTGGCTCCAAGAAACTGCCCTTGAGCAACTCTCGGCAATATCATCACACCTTTGTGTCCTTCTAATTAACAATGCCAAATTATTGAAAGGAAATGTTCCCTTGTTGACTTCAATGCTTAGTGTGATTACATCAACAATGAGGTTGTCTATGAAAAGGAAGATATACCAACCGCATTTTACCTTCTCCCTCCATGGTTTATTTAATCTGTGCCAAGCTACTGGTGGTAGCTCAAGAAGTGCAGAGCATAAGCTTGCAATGGAACTTGGTATCGATGCCATACTTATGAATGGACCTATGCCAATTTTATCTGAAGTG GATAAGTCGAGGATATCAATGGTTGTTTCTTGGGCAATTTCAAACATCTTCTGGTTGTACCCTATCCAAAGGTCTCTGTTTGAAACATCCTCCAAAGAGACACCTATAAATGAGTCTCCACTTTCAAAGCTTTTGCGATTGTTAGTGGCTTCTGTTATACTTGGGAGGATATCCAGCATCTCTCATGGAAAGAGTGGAGATCTTGCTCGGAGCACTAGCAGTCTTGGAACTCTTCATTCTTTCTTGAACGATGCATATGAAAGGGTTGAAACAGTGGAGAGTTGCATGGGAAATGAAATGCTAGCTGTCATTATACTGTACCTTCAAGACCATGTGCAGAGGAACAGTGATTCTTTGCCATCAGTTGTGATGGCGCTTTGCTTGTTGCTTCTTAACAGATCCAGTAAGCAAG CAGTGAACAAGCACCTGGCCAACAACCGTGGAAAAATTGAAATGCTTTGCTCAAAGATACGCTGTCCTGCTGAATCTAATCCTTCGTGGAGATG GCATTACTATCAACCCTGGAAGGACCCTGCTGCGCCGCGCACCGAGATGGAGCGCATGGAAGAAGAGCAGGCCTGCCAAAGCCTCCTTATCCTATTTTCTAATGCTTTCAGTACCTGCCGGTCAGAATTTCAGGTATTGTCACTGGATGATGTTGAGAAGTCTGGGCTGTTCCAGTGGGAAAGAGAGTCCATGGTTAAACATCAACATTGCGCTTAG